A stretch of the Vigna radiata var. radiata cultivar VC1973A chromosome 7, Vradiata_ver6, whole genome shotgun sequence genome encodes the following:
- the LOC106767865 gene encoding uncharacterized protein LOC106767865: MACLEMYNSEHKGRHHHHHCAPVSPRISFSNDFVDAQQATKQEHSSASRSEAPAVSSDFEFSVTNYSMMSADELFFKGRLLPFKDTKRATTTLREELLVDDDDDDEGYQDFSLRPPKGSSTRWKGFLGLRKSHLGSKKVDKSEASSDPAVETRRAGFFNEGARLNVNSQELLNEGGSGGRDVEIGL; encoded by the exons ATGGCATGCTTAGAGATGTACAACTCGGAGCACAAGGGTCGCCATCACCATCATCACTGCGCTCCAGTGAGTCCCAGAATTTCTTTCTCGAACGACTTTGTGGATGCTCAGCAAGCCACAAAGCAGGAGCACAGCAGCGCCAGCAGATCAGAGGCTCCTGCAGTGTCCTCAGACTTCGAGTTTTCTGTCACCAACTACTCAATGATGAGTGCTGATGAGCTTTTCTTCAAAGGAAGGTTGCTGCCCTTCAAGGATACCAAGAGGGCCACCACCACTCTCAGGGAAGAGCTCCTCGtggacgatgatgatgatgatgaggggTACCAAGACTTCTCTCTCAGGCCCCCCAAAGGCTCCTCCACTCGGTGGAAAGGCTTTCTGGGTCTCAGAAAAAGTCACCTTGGATCCAAGAAGGTTGACAAGAGTGAAGCCTCCTCTGACCCAGCTGTTGAAACAAGAAGAGCTGGTTTCTTCAACGAGGGAGCTAGGCTTAATGTGAATTCACAG GAGTTGTTGAATGAAGGAGGATCAGGTGGTAGGGATGTTGAGATTGGGTTATAG
- the LOC106767275 gene encoding calmodulin-like protein 1, producing MFLSPRTQAMSKLSFLEFHHSSSLRHSSQSKSPAPNSNNFKSNQTSNMGCNFQPRSEEMKWVFEKFDTNKDGKISLEEYKAAMRTMGWGIGGTEAVESFEVMDSDGDGSIDFKEFMEMFNVEEKVKETEIKSAFQVFDLNGDGKISAEELSHVLKSLGESCSLSACKKMVMGVDGNGDGFIDLNEFMRMMMSGKKLT from the coding sequence ATGTTTCTTAGTCCCAGAACACAGGCCATGTCGAAACTGAGTTTCCTTGAGTTTCACCATAGCAGCTCTTTGAGGCACTCCTCTCAATCCAAAAGTCCAGCCCCAAACAGCAACAACTTCAAATCAAACCAGACATCAAATATGGGATGCAATTTTCAGCCAAGATCAGAGGAAATGAAATGGGTGTTTGAGAAGTTTGACACCAACAAAGATGGCAAGATTTCCCTTGAAGAGTACAAAGCAGCTATGAGGACAATGGGGTGGGGAATTGGAGGCACTGAGGCTGTTGAGTCTTTTGAGGTGATGGACTCTGATGGAGATGGCTCCATTGATTTCAAAGAGTTCATGGAAATGTTCAACGTAGAGGAGAAGGTGAAGGAAACGGAGATCAAGAGTGCTTTCCAAGTGTTTGATTTGAATGGAGATGGGAAAATTAGTGCCGAGGAATTGTCTCATGTTCTGAAAAGCCTAGGAGAGAGTTGCAGCCTCAGTGCTTGTAAGAAAATGGTTATGGGAGTAGATGGAAATGGTGATGGCTTTATAGACTTGAATGAGTttatgaggatgatgatgagtgGCAAGAAACTCACCTAA
- the LOC106766251 gene encoding protein DETOXIFICATION 49-like produces MFFFQMISSQQRASTMTESHPGSSPLLSNYSDGGENKINGLNDSATVSERSGSARIPQLVEEIKDLYAIAIPTIATGLLTYFKSAISMHFMGKLGKDTLAGGSLAIGMANITGYSVISGLATGMEGISSQACGARKWNLVGETLQCTISILMMTCIPISALWLNFESLLLLFGQNPAISSIAATYLAYSIPDLLCQSLIGPLKIFLRTQGVTLPLMYTAALTLMLHAIMNYVVIHTIGLGIQGIALVGAFTNLTFIIVLVLYIWVSGVCSQSWQGWSWQCFNHWKPILGQGVPSCVSVCLEWWWYELLVLFSGLLENAADNVSTYGIIIQATSFMYNFPNALGLAVSTKVGNELGANRPNKAKSSSYTALLCACFTAIVAMLSMVSASNVWGLMFTDDEAILSLLSTTLPIVGLCELGNCPQTTICGMLCGSARPGLGAKINFFSFYGAGLPVGLLLCFRFHLGLLGLFLGLLSAQIVCAISMVVALTRTDWKEQANRAKKLTGGIGETNGESSGDVEGAGAASVCF; encoded by the exons ATGTTTTTCTTCCAAATGATCTCTTCTCAGCAAAGAGCTAGCACCATGACTGAGAGTCATCCAGGTTCTAGTCCTCTTTTGTCAAATTACTCCGATGGCGGAGAAAATAAGATCAATGGGTTGAATGACAGTGCTACTGTCAGTGAGAGGAGCGGATCTGCTAGGATTCCACAG TTGGTGGAGGAAATAAAAGACTTGTATGCCATTGCCATCCCAACAATCGCCACTGGGCTTCTAACTTATTTCAAGTCTGCAATATCCATGCACTTCATGGGTAAGCTAGGTAAAGATACATTAGCTGGTGGAAGCCTAGCCATTGGCATGGCCAACATCACGGGTTATTCTGTGATTTCTGGCCTTGCAACAGGTATGGAAGGGATCTCTTCTCAAGCTTGTGGGGCCCGAAAATGGAACCTTGTTGGGGAAACCCTCCAATGCACCATCAGCATTCTGATGATGACATGCATACCCATTTCAGCCTTATGGCTCAACTTTGAATCCCTCCTTCTGTTATTCGGCCAAAACCCCGCCATCTCATCGATTGCGGCCACCTATCTTGCATACTCTATCCCTGACCTACTTTGTCAGTCCCTAATCGGCCCTCTGAAAATTTTCTTGAGAACCCAAGGTGTGACCCTCCCTCTCATGTACACTGCAGCTTTGACTCTAATGCTGCATGCAATCATGAATTATGTGGTGATTCACACTATTGGTTTGGGAATTCAAGGGATTGCCTTGGTTGGAGCCTTCACCAATCTAACCTTTATAATTGTCCTTGTGCTTTACATATGGGTCTCTGGGGTTTGTTCTCAATCTTGGCAGGGTTGGTCATGGCAGTGCTTCAATCACTGGAAGCCTATTCTTGGTCAAGGAGTCCCGAGCTGTGTCTCGGTTTGTTTGGAGTGGTGGTGGTATGAGTTATTGGTGCTCTTTTCAGGGCTCCTAGAGAATGCTGCAGATAATGTATCCACCTATGGAATAATAATCCAGGCCACTtcatttatgtataattttccTAATGCATTAGGTTTGGCTGTTTCAACAAAAGTAGGTAATGAGCTTGGAGCGAATAGGCCTAACAAGGCCAAGTCATCATCGTACACTGCTTTGCTATGTGCTTGTTTCACAGCCATTGTGGCTATGTTGTCGATGGTGTCTGCGAGCAATGTCTGGGGACTAATGTTTACCGACGATGAAGCTATTCTGTCTCTGCTCTCAACAACATTGCCCATTGTGGGTCTGTGTGAGCTTGGGAACTGTCCTCAGACTACAATTTGTGGGATGCTATGTGGGAGTGCTAGGCCTGGTTTGGGTgccaaaataaactttttttcattttatggtGCGGGCTTGCCTGTGGGTCTTTTGCTGTGCTTCCGCTTTCATTTGGGCTTGTTGGGCCTCTTTCTGGGCCTGCTGTCGGCTCAGATAGTCTGTGCTATTTCTATGGTGGTTGCATTGACACGAACTGATTGGAAGGAACAGGCAAATAGGGCGAAGAAGTTAACAGGTGGAATCGGAGAGACCAACGGTGAAAGCAGTGGAGATGTTGAAGGAGCTGGAGCTGCTTCTGTGTGTTTCTAA